One window of Globicephala melas chromosome 2, mGloMel1.2, whole genome shotgun sequence genomic DNA carries:
- the SLC39A9 gene encoding zinc transporter ZIP9 isoform X2 — protein MLLVDQIGSSHVHSTDDPETARPSNSKITTTLGLVVHAAADGVALGAAASTSQTSVQLIVFVAIMLHKAPAAFGLVSFLMHAGLERNRIRKHLLVFALAAPVMSMVTYLGLSKSSKEALSEVNATGVAMLFSAGTFLYVATVHVLPEVGGMGHSHKPDPAGGRGLSRLEVAALVLGCLIPLALSVGHQH, from the exons ATCCAGAAACAGCAAGGCCTAGCAATTCCAAAATCACCACCACGCTGGGTCTGGTCGTCCATGCTGCAG CTGACGGTGTTGCTTTGGGAGCAGCAGCTTCTACTTCACAAACTAGTGTCCAGTTAATTGTGTTTGTGGCAATAATGCTACATAAG gcaCCAGCTGCGTTTGGGCTGGTTTCCTTCTTAATGCATGCAGGCCTCGAGCGGAATCGAATCAGAAAGCACTTACTGGTCTTTGCACTGGCAGCACCAGTTATGTCCATGGTGACATACTTAGGACTAAGTAAG AGCAGTAAAGAAGCCCTTTCAGAGGTCAATGCCACTGGAGTGGCCATGCTTTTCTCTGCTGGGACATTTCTTTATGTTGCCACGGTGCATGTCCTCCCTGAGGTAGGCGGAATGGGGCACAGCCACAAACCCGACCCCGCTGGAGGGAGAGGCCTCAGCCGCCTGGAGGTAGCAGCCCTGGTTCTGGGCTGCCTCATCCCGCTCGCTCTGTCAGTAGGACACCAGCActga